The following proteins are co-located in the Desulfurococcus amylolyticus Z-533 genome:
- a CDS encoding beta-CASP ribonuclease aCPSF1 codes for MKPDRILLEKNKLELLKNIMEEIPPELELSNIEFEGPFIVIYVRNREAIEKYLDLAQNIAKKVRKRVVIRVSPENRLPPEEAKELIKLLAPKDAGIDPNGIYFDEALGEVWVKVEKPGYLVGRGSMMRHLILAKTGWRVIPQRSSPLESKTLYEVLNNVLKQSGYRVEYLRRLGERIHRDVIYRNNYVKVTGLGGFREVGRSAILVETRESKILLDLGLNTGTIDDPNKAYPFLEIDSLRLEELDGVVVTHAHLDHVGLVPILYKYGYRGPVYVTKPTRELMIVMLKDLIDVTRRSGRYIPFSERDISTMLLHTITVDYDEVTDVAPDIKLTMYNAGHILGSAIVHLHIGMGLHNIVYTGDFKYSETRLLNKANTVFPRVETLIMEGTYGATLQESRIQAEQQLIDIVKRTSERNGVVLIPVFAVGRGQEIILILNEAMKNGRIPRMNIYVEGLVNEVTAIHTQYPEYLNKSLREAIYNGENPFTSEWLKPIETGVARPDIIEDKPSIIIATSGMLTGGPAVDYLRLLASDERNSLVFVGYQAEGTLGRKIKDGAREITMVVENKVEAIPIKLEVYSIEGFSGHSDQRELLEYARDVSPRPRKILLNHGEPTALSTLATLLRSDKELKSKGRPEVLVPNILDTINLT; via the coding sequence GTGAAGCCAGATAGAATACTGCTAGAGAAGAACAAATTAGAGCTGTTGAAGAACATAATGGAAGAGATACCTCCAGAGCTTGAGTTATCTAACATAGAGTTCGAGGGCCCCTTCATAGTAATATATGTAAGGAACAGGGAGGCCATCGAGAAATACCTTGATCTAGCACAGAATATAGCTAAGAAAGTACGTAAGAGAGTCGTCATCAGGGTTTCCCCTGAGAACCGACTTCCGCCAGAGGAGGCAAAGGAACTAATAAAGCTACTGGCACCTAAAGACGCCGGGATAGATCCCAATGGGATATACTTCGATGAAGCCTTAGGCGAGGTATGGGTTAAAGTAGAAAAGCCTGGCTACCTGGTTGGAAGAGGAAGCATGATGAGGCACTTGATCCTGGCTAAAACAGGGTGGCGTGTTATCCCTCAGCGTTCATCACCACTGGAATCGAAGACCCTCTACGAGGTACTCAATAATGTATTGAAGCAGAGTGGCTATAGAGTCGAGTATCTGAGGCGACTCGGAGAGAGGATACATAGGGATGTAATATATAGGAACAACTATGTCAAAGTAACAGGGCTAGGTGGCTTCAGAGAGGTTGGTAGATCGGCTATATTAGTTGAGACAAGGGAGAGTAAGATACTGCTGGATCTCGGGTTAAACACTGGCACTATAGACGACCCCAATAAGGCTTACCCATTCCTAGAAATAGACTCCCTGAGACTCGAGGAGCTGGATGGTGTCGTAGTGACCCATGCCCATCTAGACCACGTAGGGTTAGTTCCCATACTCTACAAGTATGGTTACCGTGGACCCGTGTATGTGACGAAGCCTACGAGGGAGTTAATGATCGTTATGTTAAAGGACTTGATTGATGTAACCAGAAGGTCTGGTAGGTACATACCATTCTCAGAGAGGGACATATCTACAATGCTACTTCACACTATAACCGTGGACTATGATGAAGTAACGGATGTAGCACCGGATATAAAGCTCACAATGTATAATGCTGGCCATATCCTTGGCTCTGCAATAGTCCACTTGCACATAGGCATGGGCCTCCATAATATAGTCTATACAGGGGATTTCAAGTACTCTGAGACAAGACTACTCAATAAAGCTAATACAGTGTTCCCACGGGTTGAAACCCTCATAATGGAGGGCACTTATGGAGCAACCCTCCAGGAGAGTAGGATTCAAGCCGAGCAACAATTAATCGATATAGTGAAGAGGACGAGCGAGAGAAACGGAGTAGTGTTAATACCGGTATTCGCTGTTGGAAGAGGACAAGAAATAATACTCATACTTAATGAGGCCATGAAGAACGGTAGAATACCAAGGATGAATATATATGTCGAGGGATTAGTTAACGAGGTAACAGCTATACACACACAGTACCCTGAGTACCTGAATAAATCCCTTAGAGAAGCAATATACAATGGAGAAAACCCGTTTACATCAGAATGGTTAAAACCCATAGAAACCGGGGTGGCGAGGCCGGACATCATTGAAGACAAGCCATCCATAATAATAGCGACAAGTGGCATGCTCACCGGTGGCCCTGCAGTAGACTACCTGAGGCTGTTGGCCAGCGATGAGAGAAACTCCCTGGTGTTCGTAGGATATCAGGCTGAGGGGACGCTTGGTAGGAAAATAAAAGACGGCGCTAGAGAGATAACCATGGTTGTTGAAAACAAGGTTGAGGCAATACCTATAAAGCTAGAGGTATATAGTATTGAGGGCTTTAGTGGACATAGTGATCAACGCGAGCTATTAGAGTATGCTAGAGACGTCTCGCCCAGACCAAGGAAGATACTACTGAACCATGGAGAACCCACAGCACTCAGCACGCTGGCTACACTACTTAGGAGTGATAAGGAATTAAAGTCTAAGGGGCGCCCCGAGGTGCTAGTGCCTAATATATTGGACACCATTAATTTAACATAG
- a CDS encoding proteasome subunit beta: MREAVSKTTTVGLVTGDYVVLAADKRATAGPMVYHKAVKKISKITDYAALTISGLVADAQYIVENARYIAREYEIEMGGPIPIKALASRISLILSVYLRYSPFIVQLLLGGRDSTGASLYYMDLYGSVTREKYMATGSGSPVAFGILEKNYRSDLSLEEAKKLAFNAVSSAIMRDGFSGEGVDIVVIGPGIYSEETIPLKKTIESS, translated from the coding sequence TTGCGAGAGGCTGTTTCGAAGACCACCACTGTAGGACTTGTTACTGGAGACTATGTTGTTCTCGCAGCGGATAAAAGAGCCACGGCTGGACCAATGGTTTACCATAAGGCTGTTAAAAAGATTTCCAAGATAACAGATTATGCTGCGCTAACTATATCGGGACTAGTGGCTGATGCACAGTATATTGTTGAGAACGCCAGGTATATCGCTAGGGAATACGAGATCGAGATGGGGGGTCCCATACCAATTAAGGCGTTAGCCTCAAGGATATCATTAATACTATCGGTTTACCTAAGATACAGCCCATTCATAGTCCAACTACTACTAGGAGGCAGAGATAGCACTGGTGCAAGCCTATACTACATGGATTTATACGGAAGTGTAACAAGGGAGAAGTATATGGCTACTGGGAGCGGTTCCCCAGTGGCATTCGGGATCCTAGAGAAAAATTATAGAAGTGATTTAAGCCTCGAGGAGGCTAAGAAACTCGCCTTCAACGCTGTTTCATCAGCTATAATGAGGGATGGATTCAGCGGGGAAGGAGTAGATATAGTTGTAATAGGGCCCGGCATCTACTCTGAGGAAACAATACCATTAAAGAAAACCATCGAGTCGTCTTAA
- a CDS encoding NAD(P)-dependent glycerol-1-phosphate dehydrogenase produces the protein MESIHRIILPSKVIIGPGAIKSIVEIVNEVAGRSKNIGVVTGENTYRIGGRIVEEYLGGHSKVETWIAGDASISTAEKISLKARENNIGLVIGVGGGRVIDVAKYIAFKNNIDVVSVPLAPSHDGIASPFASLKGTSRPTSIYTRTPFAIIADTDLISTAPRRLILSGVGDLLGKLVAVKDWRLAHKLKGEYYGEYAAQLALLSAKHVLKYHELIGSGSREGLRILVEALISSGVAMCIAGSSRPASGSEHLFSHALDLVAPGRALHGEQVALGTIIMLYIYGDSRWRLVRDVMQRIGLPTTARDLGFSPEEVVKALTIAHTIRPERYTILGETGLTQEAAYRILRETGII, from the coding sequence TTGGAGAGTATTCACAGGATAATCCTGCCGAGCAAGGTAATTATTGGCCCAGGCGCCATCAAGAGTATCGTGGAAATCGTTAACGAGGTAGCTGGGAGATCGAAGAATATAGGGGTAGTAACCGGTGAAAACACCTATAGGATCGGTGGTAGGATAGTCGAGGAGTACCTCGGTGGACATAGTAAAGTAGAGACCTGGATAGCTGGAGACGCCTCGATCTCAACAGCCGAGAAGATATCGCTGAAGGCTAGGGAGAACAACATAGGCTTAGTCATAGGTGTTGGGGGAGGACGTGTTATAGATGTAGCGAAATACATTGCGTTTAAAAACAATATAGACGTTGTGAGCGTGCCATTAGCACCCAGCCACGATGGCATAGCAAGCCCCTTTGCAAGCCTTAAAGGGACTTCAAGGCCCACGAGCATATATACTAGAACCCCCTTCGCCATCATAGCGGATACAGACCTAATATCCACAGCACCCAGACGCCTGATTTTATCAGGTGTGGGCGATCTACTCGGTAAGCTCGTAGCCGTTAAAGACTGGCGTCTAGCCCATAAGTTAAAGGGGGAATACTATGGTGAATATGCTGCCCAGTTAGCATTGTTAAGCGCTAAACACGTCTTGAAATACCACGAGCTGATAGGATCTGGGTCTAGGGAAGGGTTGAGAATCCTTGTTGAAGCATTAATTAGCAGCGGTGTAGCCATGTGTATAGCCGGGTCAAGCAGGCCTGCGAGCGGTAGCGAGCACCTCTTTAGCCATGCATTAGACTTGGTGGCTCCGGGTAGGGCGCTACACGGTGAGCAAGTCGCCTTGGGGACAATAATAATGCTGTATATTTACGGTGATAGCAGATGGAGGCTCGTCAGGGATGTAATGCAGAGAATAGGGTTGCCGACGACTGCAAGGGATCTAGGCTTCAGCCCAGAGGAAGTAGTGAAGGCTTTAACGATAGCACACACCATTAGGCCTGAAAGATACACTATACTTGGCGAGACAGGGTTAACACAGGAGGCTGCTTACAGGATCTTAAGGGAGACAGGTATTATTTGA
- a CDS encoding FKBP-type peptidyl-prolyl cis-trans isomerase: MALSKGDFVLVEYNVRVKDTNTLLDTTDAELAKKENIYEADRVYGPTLLIIGRGWLNENVEEELLKHDVGSEVEVELPPEKAFGERSPDKIKTFSLREFQKRGYSINVGDVVEIGGARGVVKSISGGRVTIDFNHPLAGKTLVYKVKIVKKLENTIEKIKALSSRYLKIPGEEIEVSLSEAEKKLFVTIPGKYLSKKDISYSKIALAADIMELFKDTVSSIVFQEVVSRS; encoded by the coding sequence ATGGCTTTAAGCAAGGGCGACTTCGTATTGGTGGAATATAATGTACGGGTAAAGGATACAAACACATTGCTTGACACCACGGACGCCGAGCTAGCCAAGAAGGAAAACATCTACGAAGCTGATAGGGTCTATGGCCCCACATTATTAATCATTGGTAGAGGCTGGCTCAACGAGAATGTTGAAGAAGAACTATTAAAACATGATGTGGGAAGCGAGGTAGAGGTTGAGCTACCTCCTGAAAAAGCATTTGGTGAGAGATCCCCTGATAAAATCAAGACATTTAGTCTAAGAGAATTCCAGAAGAGAGGGTACAGCATTAACGTGGGCGACGTCGTCGAGATCGGTGGTGCCCGCGGGGTGGTTAAGAGTATCAGCGGTGGAAGAGTCACAATCGACTTCAACCACCCGCTCGCCGGTAAGACACTCGTGTATAAGGTTAAAATAGTCAAGAAGCTCGAGAACACCATTGAGAAGATTAAGGCATTATCATCTAGATACCTGAAGATACCTGGTGAGGAAATAGAGGTAAGCCTCAGCGAGGCAGAGAAAAAACTATTTGTAACGATACCTGGTAAATACCTGTCAAAGAAGGATATAAGTTACTCTAAGATAGCTCTAGCAGCAGACATCATGGAGTTATTCAAGGATACAGTCTCATCCATAGTCTTCCAGGAAGTAGTAAGCAGGAGCTAA
- a CDS encoding DUF1947 domain-containing protein translates to MKRYPLSKKDKKQFIKEFQRYGLSVSEEDLFEYYEDGGNIFILVNKTPALLKHGDQWIPCLRYLLKNPQHSITLPSIIVDKGAVQALLRGADLMVPGIRSIIGDFKVGDIVVIIDEETRRSIAIGSALIDSEVIKNGSVKKGKAVKILHHLNDEYYKAI, encoded by the coding sequence ATGAAACGCTACCCGCTCTCCAAGAAGGATAAGAAGCAATTCATCAAGGAGTTCCAGAGGTATGGGTTGTCGGTTTCAGAGGAGGATCTATTCGAGTACTATGAGGACGGGGGCAATATATTTATACTTGTAAATAAGACACCCGCTCTTCTCAAACACGGTGATCAATGGATACCCTGTCTAAGATACCTCCTTAAAAACCCTCAACACTCAATCACGCTGCCAAGCATCATAGTTGATAAAGGCGCTGTACAAGCGCTTCTAAGAGGAGCCGACTTAATGGTGCCTGGTATAAGGAGTATTATAGGCGACTTCAAAGTCGGCGATATAGTCGTCATCATAGATGAAGAGACCAGGAGGTCTATCGCTATTGGATCAGCGCTAATAGACTCGGAGGTCATTAAGAACGGTAGTGTTAAGAAGGGGAAGGCAGTTAAAATCCTGCACCACCTCAACGATGAATACTATAAAGCAATATAG
- the dnaG gene encoding DNA primase DnaG, which produces MAKYLIRARIEIDGVVEKHDIIGAIFGQTEGLFGNEFDLRVLQDKGRIGRIQVNTKTQGSKTTGEILIPSNLDRVETALLAALIETVDKVGPYDASISIVDIVDLRMEKIKKIMERTVEILRRWGKEKTPDVKELIKSIQEYLKVPEPVSYGPEELPAGPDVDKAEEIIIVEGRADVINLLRYGYTNIIALGGARRVPDTIKKLAELKKTTLFVDGDHGGDLIMKEVLRNAKIDYIARAPPGREVEELSSREIEEALKKKIEIFQYLEEQVKQGNKEAQLLIQIQRRLHKLPEEVVKPPEKVTKEITETLSLPVKLIEDIKSLYGTLEAIFYSSQWDQVKRIPVRDLVSEIQASEPEKIHAIVFDGIITQRLIDAVVEKRVKILIGARLGKITFKTPELTILTFNELA; this is translated from the coding sequence ATGGCCAAGTATCTTATAAGGGCTAGGATAGAAATCGATGGCGTAGTCGAGAAGCACGATATAATTGGCGCCATCTTTGGGCAGACTGAAGGATTATTTGGAAACGAGTTCGATCTAAGGGTGTTACAGGATAAGGGGCGTATAGGTAGAATACAGGTTAATACTAAGACCCAGGGCAGTAAGACCACCGGCGAGATCCTGATCCCAAGTAACCTCGATCGTGTGGAGACAGCATTACTTGCCGCATTAATTGAGACCGTTGATAAAGTAGGCCCCTACGACGCATCTATATCAATAGTAGACATAGTAGACTTAAGGATGGAGAAGATAAAGAAGATAATGGAGAGGACAGTAGAAATACTTAGAAGATGGGGTAAGGAGAAGACCCCGGATGTAAAAGAGCTCATTAAGTCAATCCAGGAATACCTGAAGGTCCCCGAGCCCGTCTCATATGGGCCTGAGGAACTTCCGGCAGGACCTGATGTCGATAAAGCTGAGGAAATAATAATCGTGGAGGGGAGGGCAGACGTTATAAACCTGTTGCGCTATGGGTACACCAACATAATAGCTCTAGGAGGCGCTAGGAGAGTACCGGATACTATTAAAAAGCTTGCTGAGCTGAAGAAGACAACGCTATTCGTGGATGGGGATCATGGTGGAGACTTAATAATGAAGGAAGTACTGAGGAACGCGAAGATAGACTATATAGCGCGTGCGCCACCTGGTCGCGAGGTAGAGGAGTTAAGTAGTCGTGAAATAGAGGAGGCACTAAAGAAGAAAATAGAGATCTTCCAGTACCTAGAAGAGCAGGTTAAACAAGGCAACAAGGAGGCTCAGTTGCTCATACAAATACAGAGGAGGCTTCATAAGCTACCTGAAGAGGTGGTTAAACCTCCTGAGAAGGTTACAAAGGAAATCACCGAGACACTGTCTCTCCCTGTTAAATTAATTGAGGATATCAAGAGCCTATATGGAACGCTCGAAGCCATATTTTACTCTAGCCAGTGGGACCAAGTAAAAAGGATACCCGTGAGAGATCTCGTCTCAGAGATTCAGGCTTCCGAGCCTGAGAAAATACACGCCATTGTATTTGATGGTATTATAACTCAGAGACTGATTGATGCCGTAGTGGAGAAACGGGTTAAAATACTGATTGGAGCCAGGCTGGGGAAAATAACGTTTAAAACACCCGAGCTAACTATTCTAACTTTTAACGAGCTCGCCTGA
- a CDS encoding 50S ribosomal protein L37e, which produces MVKGTTSMGKHGRSKTHIRCRRCGRHSFNVAKGYCAACGFGRSKRIRHYNWANKKVNRIRIV; this is translated from the coding sequence ATGGTTAAAGGCACAACCAGTATGGGTAAACACGGGAGGAGTAAAACACATATACGATGCCGTAGGTGCGGGCGTCATAGTTTCAATGTCGCTAAGGGATACTGTGCTGCATGCGGCTTCGGCAGGAGTAAGAGGATTAGACACTACAACTGGGCCAATAAGAAGGTTAACAGGATAAGAATAGTATAA
- a CDS encoding LSM domain-containing protein, which yields MSETAHKILEENLGKHVLIKTKDNIPLRGKLRSFDQHLNIVLDDAEEILSNGSTRKLGTIVIRGDTVVLISPLGE from the coding sequence ATGAGCGAGACAGCGCATAAAATACTCGAAGAAAACCTTGGGAAACATGTCTTGATAAAAACCAAGGATAATATCCCGCTTAGAGGAAAGCTTAGAAGCTTTGACCAGCATTTAAACATAGTGCTGGATGATGCTGAGGAAATACTGAGCAATGGCTCCACGAGAAAACTAGGCACGATCGTCATCAGGGGAGACACCGTTGTATTGATCTCACCCCTCGGAGAGTAA
- a CDS encoding DNA-directed DNA polymerase translates to MEIEFYLLDVTYEVVGKEPHVILWGITRNGERVVLRDRRFRPYFYAIINERIDAETVARKIRAFSEAESPIIEVKPTEKKYFGKPVKALRITTVIPEYVRKYRERIREISEVVDVLEADIRFSMRYLLDHGLEPCGWHIAEVMEAPVPAKYRATRFYEVVSSIKPIGDTRPPKDLRVMAFDIEVYSETGTPHPERDPVIIIGGKTSSGEVKQFIAEELSDKDVITEFTDYILRYDPDIIVGYNSSRFDWPYLMERARVNNLKLDVGRRRDGQPSQSTYGHISIPGRIHVDLLNFAEEIPEVKLKSLDIVADYLGVMKRSERVLIDYIEFPRYWRDPARKPLLLRYNLDDVESTMGLAEKFLPFAMQLSSITGLPLDQVGAASVGNRLEWFLMREAFRRDELIPNRIEKEVEPYKGAVVLQPLPGIHENIAVLDFTSMYPNIMIKYNIGPDTIIREGVCRESEHYVAPEVKHCFLREPPGFFKGVLQILLSLRKQIRGEMKKYKTDSPEYRLLDERQKAIKVLANATYGYMGWVAARWYCKECAEAVTAWGRRTILSVIDYARVIGLKVIYGDTDSLFVENIPDKITRLSEYVERELGFEIKIDKVYKRVFFTEAKKRYAGLLEDGRVDIVGFEAVRGDWAEIAKEVQEKVTEILLSEKNIEKAIEYVRNIIAELNQGRIPLEKLIIWKTLTKSVEEYEAEAPHVNAARKMKRMGMKIEVGDKIGYIVVKGSGKISDRAEPYMFVKDPKLVDTIYYIDHQIIPAALRILEYFGVTDTQLKKVASTAGRKSLFDYTKKT, encoded by the coding sequence ATGGAGATCGAATTTTACCTTTTAGACGTAACTTATGAGGTTGTTGGCAAGGAACCCCATGTAATCCTATGGGGTATCACACGTAATGGTGAACGAGTAGTACTTAGAGACAGGAGGTTTCGTCCATATTTTTACGCCATTATAAATGAGAGGATAGATGCTGAAACCGTAGCCAGGAAGATAAGAGCCTTCAGCGAGGCTGAGTCGCCTATAATCGAGGTGAAGCCGACTGAGAAGAAGTACTTCGGGAAACCAGTTAAAGCATTAAGGATCACAACCGTGATCCCAGAGTATGTTAGAAAGTATAGGGAGAGGATAAGGGAGATTAGTGAGGTAGTAGATGTACTAGAGGCTGATATAAGGTTCAGCATGAGGTATCTCCTAGACCACGGGTTAGAGCCATGTGGATGGCATATTGCAGAAGTGATGGAGGCCCCTGTTCCAGCTAAATACAGGGCCACACGCTTCTACGAGGTCGTAAGCTCCATTAAACCCATAGGGGATACTAGGCCGCCTAAGGATCTACGGGTAATGGCGTTCGATATAGAGGTATACAGTGAAACCGGTACACCCCATCCGGAGAGAGACCCCGTTATAATAATAGGGGGGAAAACAAGCAGCGGCGAGGTCAAGCAGTTTATAGCTGAAGAATTAAGCGATAAAGATGTCATCACGGAATTCACAGACTATATCCTCAGGTACGACCCCGATATAATAGTGGGGTATAACAGTAGCAGGTTCGACTGGCCCTACCTAATGGAGCGTGCACGAGTAAACAACTTAAAGCTTGATGTAGGCCGTAGACGGGATGGACAGCCCTCTCAAAGCACTTATGGACACATATCAATACCTGGAAGAATCCATGTGGATCTCTTGAACTTCGCTGAAGAAATACCAGAGGTGAAGTTAAAGAGCCTGGACATCGTGGCTGACTATCTAGGTGTAATGAAGAGAAGTGAGAGAGTACTCATCGACTACATAGAGTTCCCAAGGTACTGGAGAGATCCGGCAAGAAAACCCTTGTTGTTGCGATATAATTTAGATGATGTAGAGTCAACAATGGGTCTGGCAGAGAAGTTCCTGCCTTTTGCAATGCAGTTGTCGAGTATAACAGGGCTTCCCCTGGATCAAGTTGGAGCGGCCAGCGTGGGGAATAGGCTTGAATGGTTTTTAATGAGGGAGGCCTTCCGCAGGGATGAATTGATCCCGAATAGAATTGAGAAAGAGGTCGAGCCCTACAAGGGGGCGGTGGTGCTGCAGCCATTACCTGGTATACACGAGAACATTGCTGTACTGGATTTCACAAGCATGTACCCTAACATTATGATAAAGTACAATATTGGGCCAGACACCATCATAAGGGAGGGTGTATGCCGTGAGAGTGAACACTATGTAGCACCCGAGGTTAAGCATTGCTTCCTGAGGGAGCCACCTGGATTCTTCAAAGGCGTACTTCAGATACTGCTCTCACTGAGGAAACAGATAAGGGGGGAGATGAAGAAGTATAAGACGGATTCACCGGAGTATAGATTGCTTGATGAGAGACAGAAGGCGATCAAGGTATTAGCTAACGCGACATACGGGTACATGGGGTGGGTAGCAGCTAGATGGTATTGCAAGGAGTGCGCGGAAGCTGTTACAGCATGGGGCCGTAGAACAATATTAAGTGTCATAGATTACGCTAGGGTAATAGGGCTTAAAGTAATATATGGCGACACCGACTCCCTCTTTGTTGAAAACATACCTGATAAAATAACCAGGCTCTCAGAGTACGTTGAACGCGAGCTGGGCTTCGAGATAAAAATAGACAAGGTGTATAAGAGGGTCTTCTTCACAGAGGCGAAGAAACGGTATGCCGGGCTACTTGAAGACGGACGAGTAGACATAGTTGGATTCGAGGCTGTGAGAGGAGACTGGGCTGAGATAGCTAAGGAGGTACAGGAGAAGGTAACCGAGATCCTATTAAGCGAGAAAAACATCGAGAAGGCAATAGAATACGTGAGAAACATCATAGCGGAGTTGAACCAGGGTAGAATACCCCTTGAAAAACTAATTATATGGAAGACCCTTACGAAAAGCGTTGAGGAATACGAGGCGGAAGCCCCCCATGTGAATGCGGCTAGAAAAATGAAGAGGATGGGTATGAAGATAGAGGTTGGTGATAAAATAGGATATATTGTTGTAAAGGGCTCCGGCAAGATATCCGATAGAGCCGAACCCTATATGTTCGTGAAGGACCCCAAGCTAGTGGACACTATATATTATATTGATCACCAAATAATACCTGCCGCACTAAGGATCCTAGAGTATTTTGGAGTAACCGATACACAATTGAAAAAAGTAGCCAGCACAGCTGGCAGGAAAAGCCTGTTCGACTACACCAAGAAGACATAA
- a CDS encoding mRNA surveillance protein pelota, with product MRVLEEDLRNGYIRILVEDIDDLWILFMVLRKGDIVYARTSREVKPGEGGSSRRIPMVLGLRVEAIEFQEFTEKLRIRGIVVEGPEEFGVKGHYHTIAIGVGDQLAIVRETWSKHSLDLLKKGVRRRRILLVSIDYDSACIAVLTEQGVKHHSEIQSDLPGKMYRVEHEEILDEYLSKVASALNNVIQQEEIDAVIIAGPGDLKNKLGENIRRDNRKHVYLDTTSTGGCQGISELLGRDVVKQVVGDLSIVKAKEVVEEFKRLIIKDPQLVAYGVDDVYEAVVYAAVSRIVVAGDLLHEPDDERRARVYEILEKAYETGAEVVIVPGKSDVGLEVQGFGGVIAVLRYRLFRGEHSP from the coding sequence ATGAGGGTACTGGAGGAGGACTTGAGAAATGGATACATAAGGATCCTAGTGGAGGACATCGATGACTTATGGATATTATTCATGGTTCTTAGAAAGGGGGATATAGTCTACGCTAGAACGAGCAGGGAGGTTAAGCCGGGTGAGGGTGGCAGTAGTAGAAGGATACCGATGGTTCTCGGGCTACGCGTCGAGGCAATTGAATTCCAGGAGTTCACGGAGAAGCTGAGGATCAGAGGTATTGTTGTGGAGGGGCCAGAGGAATTCGGGGTAAAGGGTCACTATCACACGATCGCTATTGGTGTGGGAGACCAGTTAGCCATAGTGAGAGAAACCTGGAGTAAGCATAGTCTAGACCTCTTGAAGAAGGGGGTTAGAAGGAGGAGAATACTATTAGTGTCAATAGACTATGATAGCGCATGTATAGCCGTTTTAACCGAGCAAGGAGTGAAACACCATAGTGAGATACAGTCAGATCTCCCGGGAAAAATGTATAGGGTTGAACACGAGGAAATATTGGACGAATACCTAAGTAAGGTAGCCTCAGCATTAAATAATGTTATACAGCAGGAGGAAATAGATGCAGTGATAATTGCTGGACCAGGCGACTTGAAGAACAAGCTCGGTGAAAACATAAGGAGAGACAACAGGAAACATGTATACCTGGATACAACCTCTACAGGGGGATGCCAGGGGATTTCAGAGCTACTTGGCAGGGATGTGGTTAAACAGGTTGTCGGGGATTTAAGTATTGTTAAGGCTAAAGAAGTAGTTGAGGAGTTTAAGAGGCTCATTATAAAGGATCCTCAGCTCGTAGCATACGGCGTGGATGATGTATACGAGGCGGTAGTGTACGCAGCTGTCTCAAGAATTGTTGTAGCCGGTGACCTACTTCACGAGCCCGATGATGAAAGGCGCGCCCGCGTATACGAGATCCTTGAGAAAGCATATGAAACCGGTGCAGAGGTGGTAATAGTCCCCGGGAAAAGCGATGTAGGCCTCGAGGTCCAAGGGTTCGGCGGGGTAATAGCAGTGCTCAGGTATAGGTTATTTCGTGGAGAGCATTCTCCTTAA
- a CDS encoding nucleotidyltransferase domain-containing protein, whose amino-acid sequence MKRIQPQTTPEFREVIYTPDHWELLKKLREKAVELLKIFVDNGLNAYVHGSIARGDVWRGSDIDVFIPDTIPSYIIETILEKHGVKPYERVIIMATPSNTPKAYIILDQEERISVSFPLLKLKPREYEFYRFGGVLGYNGILEGKRVPGVNKSLIFIDPTIKGHYELPVKGFEEYVARRLDISIETVLERERVLTRRSSIGRTGVFIKYYLASDETFEDALRELSRENGVLRRMLSTK is encoded by the coding sequence TTGAAGAGGATTCAACCACAGACAACACCCGAATTTAGAGAAGTAATATATACTCCAGACCACTGGGAACTACTTAAGAAGCTCAGGGAGAAAGCAGTAGAATTACTAAAGATATTCGTGGACAACGGGTTAAACGCTTACGTTCATGGTAGTATAGCCAGGGGTGATGTATGGAGAGGAAGCGATATAGATGTATTTATCCCGGACACCATACCCAGCTATATTATTGAGACAATACTAGAGAAACATGGTGTTAAACCCTATGAACGCGTAATAATAATGGCTACCCCATCAAACACGCCTAAGGCATACATAATCCTTGACCAAGAGGAAAGAATAAGCGTGAGCTTTCCCCTATTGAAGCTCAAGCCGAGGGAATACGAGTTCTATAGATTTGGAGGTGTACTAGGCTACAACGGAATATTAGAGGGTAAGAGAGTCCCCGGCGTTAACAAGTCACTTATATTCATAGATCCCACTATTAAAGGACATTATGAACTACCTGTGAAAGGCTTTGAGGAATACGTTGCAAGGAGGCTCGATATAAGCATAGAGACCGTGCTGGAAAGAGAGAGAGTCTTAACCAGGAGAAGCAGTATAGGGAGAACAGGCGTCTTCATCAAGTATTACCTGGCATCCGATGAAACATTCGAGGACGCGTTGAGAGAGCTATCGCGAGAGAATGGTGTGTTAAGGAGAATGCTCTCCACGAAATAA